One segment of Paramormyrops kingsleyae isolate MSU_618 chromosome 8, PKINGS_0.4, whole genome shotgun sequence DNA contains the following:
- the LOC111852909 gene encoding myosin-binding protein H-like isoform X4 — translation MPAKPAPIKKGKKAPAAKPAPAPEPAPEPAPAPEPAPAPAPAEAPPAEAAPTEAAAPAEAPPAEAAPPEPAPPAAEAKAPTPPPPAVPTSEPLNLTVEDVTDTTVTLKWRPPETIGEDGLDGYTVEYCKDQTTDWVVSSKELIASCRYTAKDLTTGDILHFRVVTVNPGGRSAPAVLADPVKVREVVDRPKIHLPRFLRTRFVRNVGEKINLVIPFQGKPKPEVIWTKDGKPLDSKKINVRSTEKDSILFIRKAERDDSGNYEMCVKVDSFEDKTIIILQIIELPGPPSSIKLVDSWGFNAALEWTPPKDSGNTTILGYTIQKADKKTGEWFTVLEHYHRMNATISDLIMGNSYFFRVFSENKCGRSDSAAVTKTVANIQKTGIVHKPPEFKEHDFSEAPRFTTVLTDRCATVGFSVKLLCAVRGFPKPKIEWMKNKIIIGEDPKFRQLNHQGVCSLEIRKPGNFDTGVYTCRASNLLGEASVACKLEMKQVVAP, via the exons ATGCCGGCCAAACCTGCTCCAATAAAGAAGGGAAAGAAAGCCCCGGCTGCAAAGCCTGCTCCCGCCCCCGAGCCAGCTCCGGAACCCGCCCCCGCCCCGGAGCCGGCGCCGGCCCCGGCCCCCGCCGAAGCTCCTCCGGCTGAAGCTGCTCCGACCGAAGCCGCGGCTCCCGCGGAAGCCCCTCCCGCCGAAGCGGCCCCGCCTGAGCCCGCTCCCCCCGCAGCGGAGGCCAAAGCGCCCACGCCCCCTCCACCAGCAG TTCCAACAAGTGAACCACTTAACTTGACTGTAGAAGACGTAACCGACACCACGGTCACGCTGAAGTGGAGACCGCCGGAGACTATCGGGGAAGATGGCCTAGATGGATACACTGTGGAGTACTGCAAAGACCAAA CTACTGACTGGGTGGTCTCCAGCAAGGAGCTCATTGCCTCCTGTCGCTACACTGCGAAGGACCTCACCACCGGGGACATCCTGCACTTCCGCGTCGTCACGGTCAACCCAGGGGGTCGCAGCGCACCTGCTGTACTGGCCGATCCTGTAAAAGTGCGCGAGGTGGTGG ATCGCCCTAAAATTCACCTGCCCCGCTTCCTGAGGACAAGGTTTGTCAGAAATGTTGGCGAGAAGATCAACCTCGTAATCCCATTTCAA GGCAAACCCAAACCTGAGGTGATCTGGACCAAGGATGGCAAGCCCTTGGATTCAAAGAAGATCAATGTACGTAGCACCGAAAAGGACAGCATCTTGTTCATCCGCAAGGCTGAAAGAGATGACTCTGGCAATTATGAGATGTGTGTGAAGGTTGATAGCTTTGAAGACAAGACCATCATCATTCTTCAAATTATTG AGCTGCCCGGTCCACCATCCAGCATCAAGTTAGTGGATAGCTGGGGTTTCAACGCTGCCCTGGAGTGGACCCCCCCAAAGGACAGTGGTAATACAACAATCCTTGGCTACACAATTCAGAAGGCTGACAAAAAGACTGGG GAATGGTTCACCGTGCTGGAGCACTACCACAGGATGAATGCCACCATCTCCGACCTTATCATGGGCAACTCATACTTTTTCAGGGTTTTTTCAGAGAACAAGTGTGGCAGAAGTGACTCGGCTGCTGTGACAAAGACTGTGGCCAATATTCAGAAAACTG GTATCGTCCACAAACCGCCTGAGTTCAAAGAGCATGATTTCAGTGAGGCTCCTCGTTTCACAACAGTACTAACTGACAGATGCGCCACCGTCGGATTCTCTGTCAAGCTGCTCTGCGCCGTTCGGGGATTTCCCAAG CCTAAGATTGAGTGGATGAAGAACAAGATCATCATTGGCGAGGATCCCAAGTTCAGGCAGTTGAACCACCAGGGCGTATGTTCCCTGGAGATCCGCAAGCCCGGCAATTTTGATACTGGCGTCTACACCTGCAGGGCCAGCAACCTTCTGGGAGAGGCGTCTGTGGCCTGCAAGCTGGAGATGAAAC AGGTTGTTGCTCCATAA